The following are encoded in a window of Sminthopsis crassicaudata isolate SCR6 chromosome 5, ASM4859323v1, whole genome shotgun sequence genomic DNA:
- the LOC141543212 gene encoding transcription elongation factor 1 homolog — protein MGRRKSKRKPPPKKKMTGTLEIQFMCPFCNHEKSCDVKMDRARNTGVISCTVCLEEFQTPITCLSEPVDVYSDWIDALEAANQ, from the coding sequence ATGGGCcgaagaaaatcaaaaagaaagcCTCCTCCCAAGAAGAAAATGACTGGCACGTTGGAAATCCAGTTCATGTGTCCTTTCTGCAACCATGAGAAGTCTTGTGATGTAAAGATGGATCGAGCACGAAACACTGGTGTCATATCCTGCACAGTGtgcttggaagaatttcagacgCCTATTACATGTCTGTCAGAACCCGTGGATGTGTACAGCGACTGGATAGATGCCCTTGAAGCAGCCAATCAGTAG